The Rhinoderma darwinii isolate aRhiDar2 chromosome 8, aRhiDar2.hap1, whole genome shotgun sequence genome has a window encoding:
- the LOC142658852 gene encoding uncharacterized protein LOC142658852 isoform X2 has product MGVLQMAESELSGNTKPKGQEESRKASTQSSQSPKTSQPSCLRGAFIRLFAKRTEPNNRAEEDPTSIQNTEDPEGVRGKKRRVAGSIFRLPCLRPAETTANDIKDKTEDQSSDVVQEEELKPYSKASFLRKIRCYRLMREKDATEKEKVIEMSQRKYDRENAEVKQYKGQERVLEQSEEGLQCITHGEVVVLKGKDTTEQECQVESLGEAGNDFLEQVFDEEHVGEQENSLTKQECCTGKLRELEEIIQIEDPSQGLGGMGRDLVKNESFVETLKEKGALPEGEGSLLKTPAEKNLAEQESQREKVEKMENVLDAVTEQKEGVIEPNNYSTKVGDLDNALSDNIGQPEVVRKQEEHMSNQEEGALEKDLPGQEGDGIMITNTEESLGAIQKCFPENKCDTDELGDAGKYLGVEEGHAEKVGNTENNLSGQQGLENDMEDTRNYLSELGGQIDMRGLEEKARTEWDSQGDIAHKMDNDVLDKDSHGEEESHVEIGGDQEKDLVDQESHAEKVENTWKDISEQDSQYTQAETVGECEDNSTEVSGISLGAQNKQNFTNNSNQGLTITILNQESVTSETCLPQDPSAKRTLGSENNEELVASVKKKSTANNTSPSSEEAHTHVLGLQKEVLTSTNTMDLTYQNHDILHACVNNEDDGEESPDLGSLRVEVKDMVEWMVQEASDRLAHYTQESEGTE; this is encoded by the coding sequence ATGGGAGTCTTGCAAATGGCGGAGTCAGAGCTTTCTGGAAACACTAAACCCAAAGGACAAGAGGAGTCACGCAAGGCATCTACACAAAGTAGCCAAAGTCCTAAAACATCTCAACCATCCTGCCTACGAGGAGCTTTCATTCGTTTATTTGCGAAGAGGACAGAACCAAACAATAGGGCAGAAGAAGACCCAACAAGCATCCAAAATACAGAAGATCCGGAGGGAGTGAGAGGGAAAAAACGAAGAGTGGCTGGAAGTATCTTCCGACTACCATGCCTCAGACCTGCGGAGACAACAGCTAATGACATTAAGGATAAGACAGAGGATCAAAGTAGTGATGTCGTTCAAGAAGAAGAACTGAAGCCATATTCTAAGGCGTCATTTCTTCGCAAAATCAGATGCTATAGACTAATGAGGGAAAAGGATGCCACAGAGAAAGAGAAAGTCATAGAAATGTCACAACGTAAGTATGATAGGGAAAATGCTGAGGTAAAACAGTACAAGGGACAAGAGAGGGTATTGGAGCAGAGTGAAGAGGGTCTTCAATGCATTACCCATGGTGAAGTGGTGGTATTAAAAGGAAAAGACACAACAGAACAGGAATGCCAGGTGGAAAGTTTGGGAGAAGCAGGCAATGATTTTCTAGAACAGGTTTTTGATGAGGAGCATGTAGGAGAGCAGGAGAACAGCTTAACGAAACAGGAATGCTGCACAGGAAAGTTACGTGAACTGGAAGAAATAATACAAATAGAAGATCCTTCACAAGGTCTAGGGGGCATGGGAAGAGACTTGGTAAAAAACGAGAGTTTTGTAGAGACATTAAAAGAGAAGGGTGCCTTGCCAGAAGGTGAGGGGAGTCTTCTAAAGACACCAGCTGAGAAAAACTTGGCAGAACAGGAGAGTCAAAGAGAAAAAGTAGAGAAGATGGAAAATGTGTTAGATGCAGTAACAGAGCAGAAGGAAGGCGTGATAGAACCGAATAACTATTCAACAAAGGTGGGGGATCTAGATAATGCTTTGTCAGATAATATTGGCCAACCAGAGGTGGTGAGGAAGCAGGAAGAACACATGTCtaaccaagaggagggggcactgGAAAAAGATTTGCCCGGACAGGAGGGTGATGGTATCATGATTACCAATACAGAAGAGTCACTGGGTGCAATACAAAAATGTTTTCCAGAAAACAAATGTGATACAGATGAGTTGGGAGATGCAGGAAAGTATTTGGGAGTAGAAGAAGGTCATGCAGAAAAGGTGGGAAATACAGAAAATAATTTGTCTGGACAACAAGGTCTGGAGAATGACATGGAAGACACAAGGAATTACTTGTCAGAACTAGGTGGTCAGATAGATATGAGGGGACTAGAGGAAAAAGCTAGGACCGAGTGGGATAGTCAAGGTGATATTGCTCACAAAATGGACAATGATGTTTTGGATAAGGATAGTCATGGAGAGGAGGAAAGTCATGTTGAGATTGGTGGTGACCAAGAGAAAGACTTGGTAGATCAAGAAAGTCATGCAGAGAAAGTAGAAAACACTTGGAAAGACATATCAGAACAAGATAGTCAATACACTCAAGCAGAAACGGTGGGAGAATGTGAGGACAACAGCACGGAGGTCTCGGGGATATCCTTGGGTGCTCAAAACAAGCAAAACTTTACAAACAACTCTAATCAAGGACTAACTATTACTATCTTGAATCAAGAGTCTGTGACTTCAGAAACATGTCTGCCACAAGATCCATCTGCTAAGAGGACATTGGGTTCTGAAAACAATGAAGAGCTTGTTGCATCTGTCAAGAAGAAGTCTACGGCCAACAACACCAGTCCATCTTCTGAGGAAGCACACACACACGTTCTGGGCTTACAGAAAGAGGTGCTAACATCAACAAACACAATGGACCTTACCTACCAGAACCACGATATCCTCCATGCATGTGTCAATAATGAGGATGATGGTGAGGAGAGCCCAGATTTGGGATCCCTAAGAGTAGAGGTGAAGGACATGGTTGAATGGATGGTACAGGAAGCCTCAGATAGACTCGCTCATTACACACAAGAATCAGAAGGTACTGAATAA
- the LOC142658852 gene encoding uncharacterized protein LOC142658852 isoform X1 has translation MTRGSRKSLDCEDMGVLQMAESELSGNTKPKGQEESRKASTQSSQSPKTSQPSCLRGAFIRLFAKRTEPNNRAEEDPTSIQNTEDPEGVRGKKRRVAGSIFRLPCLRPAETTANDIKDKTEDQSSDVVQEEELKPYSKASFLRKIRCYRLMREKDATEKEKVIEMSQRKYDRENAEVKQYKGQERVLEQSEEGLQCITHGEVVVLKGKDTTEQECQVESLGEAGNDFLEQVFDEEHVGEQENSLTKQECCTGKLRELEEIIQIEDPSQGLGGMGRDLVKNESFVETLKEKGALPEGEGSLLKTPAEKNLAEQESQREKVEKMENVLDAVTEQKEGVIEPNNYSTKVGDLDNALSDNIGQPEVVRKQEEHMSNQEEGALEKDLPGQEGDGIMITNTEESLGAIQKCFPENKCDTDELGDAGKYLGVEEGHAEKVGNTENNLSGQQGLENDMEDTRNYLSELGGQIDMRGLEEKARTEWDSQGDIAHKMDNDVLDKDSHGEEESHVEIGGDQEKDLVDQESHAEKVENTWKDISEQDSQYTQAETVGECEDNSTEVSGISLGAQNKQNFTNNSNQGLTITILNQESVTSETCLPQDPSAKRTLGSENNEELVASVKKKSTANNTSPSSEEAHTHVLGLQKEVLTSTNTMDLTYQNHDILHACVNNEDDGEESPDLGSLRVEVKDMVEWMVQEASDRLAHYTQESEGTE, from the coding sequence GTAGCCGAAAGTCCTTAGACTGTGAAGATATGGGAGTCTTGCAAATGGCGGAGTCAGAGCTTTCTGGAAACACTAAACCCAAAGGACAAGAGGAGTCACGCAAGGCATCTACACAAAGTAGCCAAAGTCCTAAAACATCTCAACCATCCTGCCTACGAGGAGCTTTCATTCGTTTATTTGCGAAGAGGACAGAACCAAACAATAGGGCAGAAGAAGACCCAACAAGCATCCAAAATACAGAAGATCCGGAGGGAGTGAGAGGGAAAAAACGAAGAGTGGCTGGAAGTATCTTCCGACTACCATGCCTCAGACCTGCGGAGACAACAGCTAATGACATTAAGGATAAGACAGAGGATCAAAGTAGTGATGTCGTTCAAGAAGAAGAACTGAAGCCATATTCTAAGGCGTCATTTCTTCGCAAAATCAGATGCTATAGACTAATGAGGGAAAAGGATGCCACAGAGAAAGAGAAAGTCATAGAAATGTCACAACGTAAGTATGATAGGGAAAATGCTGAGGTAAAACAGTACAAGGGACAAGAGAGGGTATTGGAGCAGAGTGAAGAGGGTCTTCAATGCATTACCCATGGTGAAGTGGTGGTATTAAAAGGAAAAGACACAACAGAACAGGAATGCCAGGTGGAAAGTTTGGGAGAAGCAGGCAATGATTTTCTAGAACAGGTTTTTGATGAGGAGCATGTAGGAGAGCAGGAGAACAGCTTAACGAAACAGGAATGCTGCACAGGAAAGTTACGTGAACTGGAAGAAATAATACAAATAGAAGATCCTTCACAAGGTCTAGGGGGCATGGGAAGAGACTTGGTAAAAAACGAGAGTTTTGTAGAGACATTAAAAGAGAAGGGTGCCTTGCCAGAAGGTGAGGGGAGTCTTCTAAAGACACCAGCTGAGAAAAACTTGGCAGAACAGGAGAGTCAAAGAGAAAAAGTAGAGAAGATGGAAAATGTGTTAGATGCAGTAACAGAGCAGAAGGAAGGCGTGATAGAACCGAATAACTATTCAACAAAGGTGGGGGATCTAGATAATGCTTTGTCAGATAATATTGGCCAACCAGAGGTGGTGAGGAAGCAGGAAGAACACATGTCtaaccaagaggagggggcactgGAAAAAGATTTGCCCGGACAGGAGGGTGATGGTATCATGATTACCAATACAGAAGAGTCACTGGGTGCAATACAAAAATGTTTTCCAGAAAACAAATGTGATACAGATGAGTTGGGAGATGCAGGAAAGTATTTGGGAGTAGAAGAAGGTCATGCAGAAAAGGTGGGAAATACAGAAAATAATTTGTCTGGACAACAAGGTCTGGAGAATGACATGGAAGACACAAGGAATTACTTGTCAGAACTAGGTGGTCAGATAGATATGAGGGGACTAGAGGAAAAAGCTAGGACCGAGTGGGATAGTCAAGGTGATATTGCTCACAAAATGGACAATGATGTTTTGGATAAGGATAGTCATGGAGAGGAGGAAAGTCATGTTGAGATTGGTGGTGACCAAGAGAAAGACTTGGTAGATCAAGAAAGTCATGCAGAGAAAGTAGAAAACACTTGGAAAGACATATCAGAACAAGATAGTCAATACACTCAAGCAGAAACGGTGGGAGAATGTGAGGACAACAGCACGGAGGTCTCGGGGATATCCTTGGGTGCTCAAAACAAGCAAAACTTTACAAACAACTCTAATCAAGGACTAACTATTACTATCTTGAATCAAGAGTCTGTGACTTCAGAAACATGTCTGCCACAAGATCCATCTGCTAAGAGGACATTGGGTTCTGAAAACAATGAAGAGCTTGTTGCATCTGTCAAGAAGAAGTCTACGGCCAACAACACCAGTCCATCTTCTGAGGAAGCACACACACACGTTCTGGGCTTACAGAAAGAGGTGCTAACATCAACAAACACAATGGACCTTACCTACCAGAACCACGATATCCTCCATGCATGTGTCAATAATGAGGATGATGGTGAGGAGAGCCCAGATTTGGGATCCCTAAGAGTAGAGGTGAAGGACATGGTTGAATGGATGGTACAGGAAGCCTCAGATAGACTCGCTCATTACACACAAGAATCAGAAGGTACTGAATAA
- the LOC142659799 gene encoding ADP-ribosylation factor 6-like, with translation MGHMLSRVFGNKEMRILMLGLDAAGKTTILYKLKLGQSVTTIPTVGFNVETVTYKNVKFNVWDVGGQDKIRPLWRHYYTGTQGLIFVVDCADRDRIDESRQELHRIINDREMRDAIILIFANKQDLVDAMKPHEIQEKLGLTRIRDRNWYVQPSCANTGEGLYEGLMWLTSNYKS, from the coding sequence ATGGGGCACATGCTATCCAGGGTGTTTGGGAACAAAGAAATGCGGATATTGATGTTGGGCCTAGATGCTGCCGGGAAGACGACCATCCTTTACAAGCTAAAGTTGGGCCAGTCTGTTACAACCATTCCCACTGTTGGCTTCAATGTGGAGACGGTAACCTATAAGAACGTCAAGTTCAATGTGTGGGACGTTGGTGGCCAAGACAAGATCCGTCCCCTCTGGCGGCACTATTACACAGGCACACAGGGCCTCATATTTGTGGTAGACTGTGCTGACCGAGATCGCATTGATGAGTCGCGACAAGAACTCCACCGCATCATTAATGACCGTGAAATGAGGGATGCCATCATTCTGATTTTCGCCAATAAACAGGACCTGGTGGACGCAATGAAGCCTCATGAAATCCAGGAAAAGCTGGGACTAACCCGCATCAGGGACAGGAACTGGTACGTCCAACCATCTTGTGCCAACACTGGAGAGGGACTGTACGAGGGCCTCATGTGGCTAACGTCAAACTACAAATCCTAA